The sequence GACCTTCTCCAGCCGCAGCTGGCGATATTCGACCTCGGTGATGTCCTCGAGCTCGGTGCGCAGGCCGGCGACGCGGCGCAGGGCGTGCCTCGCGGCCAGGTCCTGCTCGCCGGTGGTGAGCTCGTCGCCGACCTCCTCCGGGTCGGGACCGTCGGGCGAGACGAGCTCGTCGTCATAGCCCGACTCGAAGTCGTCGTCGAGGTCGTCGGCGTCGAGCTCGATGTCCTGGGCGTCGTCGTTCCACGCGCGGGTGGCGGCCAGCTCACGGTCGAGGTTGAAGTCTCGTGCGTTCGTCATATGCCGCCCACACTACGGCCCCGTCCTGTCACGGCGAACCCCTTTTGAGGTGACCTCGTCCTCAGGCGATCAGGGCGGCCAGCGCGGGTGCGGCCGCTTCCCGTGGGAGGTGGCCGAGCATCACCAGCTGGGCCAGTCCGTGCACCGTGGCCCAGAGTGCCGCCGCGAGTGCCTCCGGGTCACGGCCGGTGAAGCCGTCGACCTGCACCAGCGCCTCGACCTCCGTGGCGAGCAGCTCCTCGTTGGCCGCGATGAGTGGGGCCATGTCGGCCGACGGCGCGCCGGGCGGGCAGTACTCCGGGTCGAAGACCAGCGCGAACGCCTGGGGGTGGTCGGCGGCATACGCGACGTAGGCCGTGCCGAGGGCCCGCACCCGCTCGACCGGTCCCGTGGTCGTCGCCAGTGCTTTCTGCTGGGCCCCGAGCAGCTCGGCCATCGCCCTCACTCCGAGGGAGTGCAGGAGGGCTGCTCGGTCGCCGAAGTGGTGGTAGGGCGCGTTGTGGCTGACCCCGGCCCGCCTCGCGACCTCGCGCAGGCTGATCCGGCCCGCGGGCTGGGTCTCGAGCAGCTCCAGGGCGGCGTCCTCCAGCGCAGTGCGGAGGTTGCCGTGGTGATAGCCGGCCGAAGATCTTGACACGAGCAACATCCTAACCCAAAGTGGGCACTGTCCAGTTTGTTGACACTGTCCAGATAGGAACGCTCATGTCCCAGATCCTCGTCGTCGACGGCCATCCCGACCCCGACTCGCTCACCGCCGCCACGGCTCGGGCGTATGTCGCCGGCGCGGACGGCCAGGCCATCCTGCTCGCCGTCCGCGACCTCGCCTTCGACCCCGACCTGCGCGCGGGCTACCGAGCCGCGCAGCCGACCGAACCCGACCTGGCCCGCGCCCGGTCCCTGATCGAGGAGAGCGAGCACATCACGGTGCTCACGCCCGTGTGGTGGGGCTCGGTGCCGGCAGCACTCAAGGGCTTCTTCGACCGTGCCCTCGACCCGGGCTGGGCCTACCGCTACAACGAGAACGGGCGCCCGGAGGGCCTGCTCGGCGGCCGTACGGGTCGGCTGGTCGTGCTGGCCGACTCCCCTCGGTGGTATCTCCCCCTCGTCGGAGACACGACGGTCAAGCAGGTGCGCCGCACCACCCTGGAGTTCTGCGGCATCAAGCCGGTCGCCGTCACCCGCTTCACCGACGTCCGCAGCCAGAGCGAGGCTGAGCGCGTCGCCTGGTTGGGGCGGTGCGCGGCGCTCGGGGCAGCAGACGCCGATCAGCGTCGTCGCAGCCGCACCGTCCGCGACCGGACGGCCGCGCACGCACCGTCCGACGACGAGACGACCCTCGCGTAGTACCGGCCGCGGCGCGACACCCGGGGCGAGCGGAACTTCCCGACGTGGTTGGCGGTGTTGAGCACGAGCTGGCGGTCGGCGCCGCGCTTCTTGGCCCACAGTGACACCTCGGCGTACGCCGAGCAGGACCCCACGAGGGACCCCACCGTCCCCTTGAAGACCTTCTTCTTCCTCACATAACGCAGCGTGAGCGTCCGAGCGGCGGCCACGGGCGCTACGACGGTCCCGGCCCCGGTGCCAGTGCTGGGCGGCGGGGCCGTGGGGGCGCTGGGGGGCGTCGGGGCGGGCGGGGGCGGTGCCGGCGGGTAGGGGGTGCTGTCGCACGCATCGCCGACGCCGTCGCGGTCGGAGTCGGTCTGGTCGTTGGCCAGTCCCCTGCAGTTGTCGCTGCTGTCGGGTGTCGAGTCACCGTCGGCGTCGGCGTCGCAGGCGTCCCCGGCGCCGTCGTTGTCGAGGTCTGCCCAGCCCTGGTTGGCCACCGTGGGGCAGTTGTCGTCGCGGTCCTGCAGCGTGTCGCCGTCGGAGTCGCAGCTCTCGTAGGTCAGCTGGATCGACCAGTCACTGAACCCAGCTCGTTGCGAGCCGAACCGTTCCTGGAAGAAGACCTCCACCCACCCGCCGCTGGGGGACGACTGCAAGACGTACAGCAGCTCACCTGACGGATAGGTCCCCGGCCCCTGCACGCGCGGGATGCCGTAGCCGACATCGCTCGAGAAGACGTAGGTGCCGTCCCGGGGTTCGATCGTCGGCGACAGCTCCGCCACCGGGCCGGTGCGGGAGCCTGTCGAGACGAGGAGCTCGCCCTCGCGCGGATGGCTGAACCCACGCAGCTCGAGGGTCAGCACGGCTGAGCGGACGCGAGCCAGGTGGAAGGGCCGGTCGGGTCGGTCGTCGTAGCCGCCCATGATCGTCTCCGAGCACGGATAGACCGTCCCGGCTGCTGCCGGTGCAGCGGCCCCGACGACCATCAGGCCCGCTGCAGCGATGACCAGGCCCGACACGACCGCGGCCGCTCGGCGGCCGACTCCCCCGTTGAATCTCACTCCCTCAACGTCCCCGTCCGCGAGCGGTTGAAACGTCAGGGCTACTTCGGAGGCATCCGGATGCCGCCGTCGACGCGGATCGTCTCGCCGTTCATGTAGGAGTTGGTCACGCACTCGACGACCATGCTGGCCAGCTCCTCGGAGTGACCGAGCCGCTTGGGGAAGAGCACGTTCTGCCCCAGGTTGGCCTTGAAGGCGGCCGGGTCGGGGAAGGCGTCATAGATCGGGGTGTCGATCAGGCCGGGCGCCACGGTGTTGACCCGGATGCCCGACGCAGCGAGGTCGCGCGCGACCGGGAGGGTCATCCCGACCACCCCACCCTTGGACGCGGAGTAGGACGCCTGCCCGATCTGGCCGTCGAAGGCGGCGACCGAGGCGAGGTTGACGATCGCGCCCCGCTGGCCGTCGGCGTCGGGCTCGTTGCGCGACATCACGGTGGCGGCCTGGCGGGTCATGTCGAAGGTGCCGATCAGGTTGATCTCGACCACCTTGCGGAAGGCCCCGAGGTCGTGGGCCGACTCGACCTGTCCGTCGCGACCGATCGTGCGCTGTGCCCACCCGATCCCGGCGGAGTTGACGCAGGCCCGCAGTGGCGCGATCTCGGCCGCAGCCTCGACGGCCTTGGTGATCTGCTCGGTGTCGGTCACGTCGACCAGCGCGAAGACGCCGTTGATCTCCGCAGCGAGGGCCTCGCCCTTCTCGGTGTTGAGGTCGGCGATCACGACGGTCGCGCCGCGGGCGGCGAGGGCGCGGGCCACTGCGGCACCGATGCCGCTGGCGCCGCCGGTGACGATGGCAGAGGATCCAGTGATGTCCATGGGCCCGGATGCTAGTTGCCCGGGCGCGACGCTCAGAGGTCGGTCTGTCCCTCAGCCACCAGCACCGCGGGGCCGGTCATCAGGATCCGGCCCCCATCCGTCCAGACGATCCGGAGCGTCCCGCCAGGGACGTCGACGCGATAGGTCGTGCCGCGGGGAGCGTCGTCGGCCAGCGCCGCGGCCACCATCACCGCGCAGGCACCGGTGCCGCACGAGCGGGTCTCGCCCGATCCACGCTCGTGGACGCGCATCGCGACGTGGTGCTCGCCCCGGCGCTGGACGAACTCGACGTTGACGCCCTCGGGATAGAGCGCCTCGTCGTGGCCAGGCGCGGTGAGCAGGCTGCCTGCCTCGTCGAGCGAGTCGACGAACGCCACGGCGTGCGGGTTGCCCATCGAGACGTGCAGCGCCTCGTGGACCACGTCGCCGACGGTCACCTTCGTGGTGTCGAAGACTGCGGGCGTCCCCATGTCGACGGTGACAAGGTCGCCGTCGAGCGTGATCGTCTTGACGCCGTCGCGGGTGTCGATCTCGAGCGGCGCCGACGCCCCCTCGTGGTCGAGGAGATAGCGCGCGAACACCCTGACCCCGTTGCCGCACATCTCGCTGATCGAGCCGTCGGAGTTGCGGTAGTCCATGAACCACCGGTCTTCGCGCCGGATGGCGCGCAGCACCCCGTCGCCGCCGATGCCGGCCCGGCGGTCGCACAACGCGCGCACGCGCTCAGCGCTGAGGTCGCCGTGCACCGTGCCGTCGGGGTCGGGCAGCAGCACGAAGTCGTTCTCCGTGCCGTGGCCCTTGAGGAAGCGGTAGGTCACTCCTCCATTGTCGCAGGGCGGACCACGGTGTGCCGCGCGCAGACGAAGTCGCGGTTGCGCGCGACCTCCTCCAGCCGCAGCTCGACGTGCCGTGGCAGGACCGGTCTCCCGGCCCCAGCGTGACCGGGGCGAACTGGATCCACACCTCGTCGAGCAGGCCGGCGTCGTGGAACGTGCCCACGAGCTCCCCGCCACCGACCAGCCAGACGTCCTTGCCGCCTGCCCGCTCGACCGCCGCGGCGTGCACCTGCTCGACCGCCTCGGCCGTGAACGTCACGGCCTTCACCGGCTCGAAGGTGCGGTGGGTCATGACGTACGTCGCCAGGTCGCCCCACGGCTCCTCGTCGTGGTCGAGGATCCACTGCCACGTCGTGGCCCCCATGATGCTGGCGCCGATCCGATCGCGGAACCCCGCGTAGTGCATCGGCCCGTCCTCGTCGATGTCGCGCGAGAGCAGCCAGTCGAGCGAGTGCTCCGGGGTCGCGATGAAGCCGTCGAGCGAGCAACCTGTGTAGTAGATCGTGCTCATGGCCTACCTCGGGTCGATCACCCTCGCCGAGCCCCCACCGCGCCGAACCGGCTCGGAGACGGCCGTCATCAACCCGCCGGGTCCGAACTCGATCGCCGTCGCCGCGCCGATCTGGGAG comes from Nocardioides piscis and encodes:
- a CDS encoding dihydrofolate reductase family protein, which encodes MSTIYYTGCSLDGFIATPEHSLDWLLSRDIDEDGPMHYAGFRDRIGASIMGATTWQWILDHDEEPWGDLATYVMTHRTFEPVKAVTFTAEAVEQVHAAAVERAGGKDVWLVGGGELVGTFHDAGLLDEVWIQFAPVTLGPGDRSCHGTSSCGWRRSRATATSSARGTPWSALRQWRSDLPLPQGPRHGERLRAAARPRRHGARRPQR
- the dapF gene encoding diaminopimelate epimerase, whose translation is MTYRFLKGHGTENDFVLLPDPDGTVHGDLSAERVRALCDRRAGIGGDGVLRAIRREDRWFMDYRNSDGSISEMCGNGVRVFARYLLDHEGASAPLEIDTRDGVKTITLDGDLVTVDMGTPAVFDTTKVTVGDVVHEALHVSMGNPHAVAFVDSLDEAGSLLTAPGHDEALYPEGVNVEFVQRRGEHHVAMRVHERGSGETRSCGTGACAVMVAAALADDAPRGTTYRVDVPGGTLRIVWTDGGRILMTGPAVLVAEGQTDL
- a CDS encoding NAD(P)H-dependent oxidoreductase; the encoded protein is MSQILVVDGHPDPDSLTAATARAYVAGADGQAILLAVRDLAFDPDLRAGYRAAQPTEPDLARARSLIEESEHITVLTPVWWGSVPAALKGFFDRALDPGWAYRYNENGRPEGLLGGRTGRLVVLADSPRWYLPLVGDTTVKQVRRTTLEFCGIKPVAVTRFTDVRSQSEAERVAWLGRCAALGAADADQRRRSRTVRDRTAAHAPSDDETTLA
- a CDS encoding TetR/AcrR family transcriptional regulator — translated: MSRSSAGYHHGNLRTALEDAALELLETQPAGRISLREVARRAGVSHNAPYHHFGDRAALLHSLGVRAMAELLGAQQKALATTTGPVERVRALGTAYVAYAADHPQAFALVFDPEYCPPGAPSADMAPLIAANEELLATEVEALVQVDGFTGRDPEALAAALWATVHGLAQLVMLGHLPREAAAPALAALIA
- a CDS encoding SDR family NAD(P)-dependent oxidoreductase gives rise to the protein MDITGSSAIVTGGASGIGAAVARALAARGATVVIADLNTEKGEALAAEINGVFALVDVTDTEQITKAVEAAAEIAPLRACVNSAGIGWAQRTIGRDGQVESAHDLGAFRKVVEINLIGTFDMTRQAATVMSRNEPDADGQRGAIVNLASVAAFDGQIGQASYSASKGGVVGMTLPVARDLAASGIRVNTVAPGLIDTPIYDAFPDPAAFKANLGQNVLFPKRLGHSEELASMVVECVTNSYMNGETIRVDGGIRMPPK
- a CDS encoding thrombospondin type 3 repeat-containing protein, translating into MRFNGGVGRRAAAVVSGLVIAAAGLMVVGAAAPAAAGTVYPCSETIMGGYDDRPDRPFHLARVRSAVLTLELRGFSHPREGELLVSTGSRTGPVAELSPTIEPRDGTYVFSSDVGYGIPRVQGPGTYPSGELLYVLQSSPSGGWVEVFFQERFGSQRAGFSDWSIQLTYESCDSDGDTLQDRDDNCPTVANQGWADLDNDGAGDACDADADGDSTPDSSDNCRGLANDQTDSDRDGVGDACDSTPYPPAPPPPAPTPPSAPTAPPPSTGTGAGTVVAPVAAARTLTLRYVRKKKVFKGTVGSLVGSCSAYAEVSLWAKKRGADRQLVLNTANHVGKFRSPRVSRRGRYYARVVSSSDGACAAVRSRTVRLRRR